One Cucumis sativus cultivar 9930 chromosome 1, Cucumber_9930_V3, whole genome shotgun sequence DNA segment encodes these proteins:
- the LOC101203872 gene encoding protein FAF-like, chloroplastic produces the protein MSPLKIFQASYSNDKKQGIVAALSSDSDHSQIQPSSLRRTLSADMSSHKWISHMKKVSSFQDFHNPKTEDETEGVGVWSSIVKESRQESKNISDPYVHPLLKRSGKCLSEKSLEICTESLGSETGSDGFSSYPSSENGDTDDENEENMIEGTQTFEVENQWKPVKISYKKSPPRRSLPPPLPTLSGPDGETLRMQPRRDNGRLVLEAMSVPSQNNFHAQRQDGRLVLTLVSRHLINQVEKIDDWKMEEEGKENEQKTTKLSEFPRGLLTTHRLASMMSSKTIALANRNPSLPPRPKAAQPIISCVAPPVAASLNAYEYYWRSKPTGKAGTPVGQQQATFKSSSRKVMISKNRTANEEEKLVVMCSNGSCKEVRRTVVFWEPRCIATS, from the exons ATGTCTCCATTGAAGATCTTTCAAGCTTCTTATTCTAACGACAAAAAGCAGGGCATCGTTGCTGCTCTTTCATCTGACTCTGATCACTCTCAaattcaaccttcttctcttcGAAGAACTTTATCTGCTGATATGTCTTCCCATAAATGGATCTCTCACATGAAAAAGGTTTCTTCCTTCCAAGATTTTCACAACCCCAAAACAGAGGATGAAACAGAGGGTGTTGGTGTTTGGAGCTCTATCGTTAAAGAATCTCGGCAAGAGTCGAAAAATATTTCGGATCCTTATGTTCATCCTCTTCTTAAGAGATCTGGGAAGTGTTTGAGTGAAAAGAGCCTTGAGATTTGTACTGAGAGTCTTGGTTCTGAGACGGGCTCTGATGGATTCTCGTCGTATCCATCGTCGGAGAATGGAGATACCGATGATGAGAACGAGGAAAATATGATTGAAGGTACTCAAACATTTGAGGTGGAGAATCAATGGAAGCCTGTGAAGATTAGCTATAAGAAATCGCCACCCCGTCGGTCGCTTCCTCCACCGTTGCCTACTCTATCTGGGCCGGACGGCGAGACCTTGAGGATGCAGCCTCGCCGTGACAATGGACGGTTGGTCCTTGAGGCCATGTCCGTACCTTcacaaaacaattttcatgCTCAACGTCAAGATGGTCGCCTTGTTCTCACACTCGTCAGTCGTCATCTAATTAATCAG GTCGAGAAAATCGACGActggaaaatggaagaagagggaaaagaaaacgaaCAAAAAACGACAAAATTATCAGAATTTCCACGAGGGTTACTGACCACACACAGATTAGCATCAATGATGAGCAGCAAGACAATAGCTTTAGCCAACAGAAACCCATCACTCCCACCACGGCCGAAAGCGGCTCAACCGATAATAAGCTGTGTGGCACCGCCAGTGGCTGCATCGTTGAACGCCTATGAGTACTACTGGAGGTCAAAGCCGACGGGGAAAGCGGGAACACCGGTCGGGCAGCAGCAGGCAACGTTCAAAAGCAGCAGcagaaaagttatgatatcCAAGAACAGAACAGcaaatgaagaagagaaattggTAGTGATGTGTTCAAATGGGAGTTGTAAGGAAGTGCGGCGGACGGTGGTGTTTTGGGAGCCACGGTGCATTGCCACCtcctaa